The proteins below are encoded in one region of Hordeum vulgare subsp. vulgare chromosome 3H, MorexV3_pseudomolecules_assembly, whole genome shotgun sequence:
- the LOC123443804 gene encoding regulator of telomere elongation helicase 1 homolog isoform X2, translating to MPVYRIRGVDVDFPYDAYDCQITYMDRVLQSLQQGNNALLESPTGTGKTLCLLCSALAWRRTYGEFLRGGGAAGGSQPSGSQQSGASATQSSPYPVIIYASRTHSQLRQVIKELKATSYRPKMAVLGSREQMCIHEEVSKLRGKAQNNGCHYLCKKRRCRHNNIVTEYMKNNTELGTEPFDIEDLVNIGRTKGPCPYYISRELSKSVDILFAPYNYLIDPGNRRSLTGISWDNAVLIFDEAHNLESICADAASFDLLTSNLTSCITEAQECIQLCSFKRSTENSAEKQFDPENYAILKALLLALEKKIGELVIDSKELGYTKPGSYIYEFLSELNITSETSKKLIETIDSASLLLEEGNSGETKAGVKAKSTVSRLETIRDMLDIIFKGGGQNHAKYYSFHVNESRQTSGDSLQVYGKASRTLSWWCFNPGLAMEEFLKLGVRSIILTSGTLSPLDSLAMELNLEFPVRLENPHVISQDQIWVGVVPVGPSGHPLNSSYRTRETVKYKQELGTVIVNFARIVPDGLLVFFPSYSMMDKCIDYWKNRNHEHSVDDSTIWQRMCKHKQPVIEPRQSSNFPNAIEDYAAKLRDPSTSGAIFFAVCRGKVSEGLDFADRAGRAVIVTGMPFSTPTDPKVRLKREYLDKQAKPSNKNPKALTGEEWYVQQAARAVNQAVGRVIRHRHDYGAIIYCDERFVWPNYQSQMSYWLKPYIKCYSKYGEVVQTLTRFFRDKVCVDPKEMDCNDSVTPPADKCLPQKIVSDSPATAVNGHRGTTVSLNATTRKNNYMKFTQITPANRTTLPMKHGCSTSSQHVSSRGQISQDSQVVDLIDNAAMHGQLKEHALKSMRLKKAKIADVSSQLKHNVESRALTGNQGQQSTPPSKRSTIEQACEKNEAIQERCGGPESTTGPAFLKLAREKLSTAEYGEFVEFMKALKLKTMHIKDSLEAIAKLFSSPGRLTLLEG from the exons ATGCCGGTCTACCGTATCCGCGGCGTGGACGTCGACTTCCCCTACGATGCCTACGATTGTCAGATCACCTACATGGACCGTGTCCTCCAGTCACTGCAGCAG GGTAATAACGCGCTGCTCGAGAGCCCTACGGGGACGGGGAAGACGCTCTGCCTGCTCTGCTCCGCGCTCGCTTGGCGGCGCACCTACGGGGAGTTTCTGCGGGGCGGTGGGGCCGCGGGAGGCAGCCAGCCATCGGGGAGCCAGCAGTCTGGGGCATCCGCGACTCAGTCATCGCCGTACCCCGTGATTATCTATGCCTCCCGGACGCATAGCCAGCTCCGGCAGGTGATCAAGGAGCTCAAGGCCACCAGCTACAG GCCGAAAATGGCAGTGCTGGGCTCCCGTGAGCAGATGTGCATCCATGAAGAAGTGAGCAAACTCCGGGGAAAAGCACAGAACAATGGTTGCCACTACCTCTGCAAGAAGCGCAGGTGCCGTCATAACAACATTGTCACTG AATACATGAAAAACAACACCGAGCTTGGGACTGAGCCTTTTGACATTGAAGACTTGGTTAATATTGGAAGAACCAAGGGCCC TTGCCCATATTACATTTCCCGGGAGCTTTCCAAGTCGGTTGATATTTTATTTGCTCCTTATAACTATCTCATTGATCCGGGAAATCGGCGTTCCTTAACTGGCATATCATGGGACAATGCGGTACTTATATTTGATGAAGCACACAATCTG GAGAGTATATGCGCAGATGCCGCCTCTTTTGACTTGCTTACCAGCAACCTCACTTCTTGTATCACGGAAGCTCAAGAATGCATCCAATTGTGTTCATTCAAGAGGTCCACTgaaaattctgctgaaaaacaaTTTGACCCAGAAAACTATGCTATCCTCAAAG CTCTTTTATTGGCACTTGAAAAAAAAATCGGTGAGCTTGTAATTGATTCCAAGGAGCTGGGTTACACAAAGCCTGGGAGTTACATATACGAGTTCCTCTCTGAACTCAATATTACGTCTGAAACATCCAAAAAGCTTATTGAGACTATTGATAGTGCTTCTCTACTGCTCGAGGAAG GAAATTCTGGTGAAACTAAAGCTGGTGTTAAGGCAAAGTCCACTGTGTCTAGATTGGAAACAATTAGAGATATGCTTGACATAATATTTAAGGGTGGTGGTCAAAACCATGCGAAGTATTATAGT TTTCATGTGAATGAATCTCGACAGACATCTGGTGACTCATTGCAAGTTTACG GTAAGGCTTCAAGGACTCTTAGTTGGTGGTGTTTTAACCCAGGGCTTGCTATGGAGGAATTTCTGAAGTTGGGTGTACGCTCCATTATTTTAACTTCTGGAACTTTATCTCCTTTAGACTCGCTTGCCATGGAATTAAACCT TGAGTTCCCTGTCAGGCTAGAGAATCCTCATGTCATTTCTCAAGATCAAATCTGGGTTGGAGTTGTGCCTGTGGGGCCATCAGGACACCCACTTAATTCTTCTTATCGGACGCGTGAGACTGTAAAATACAAACAAGAATTGGGCACTGTTATAG TTAATTTTGCCCGTATTGTGCCAGATGGTCTCCTTGTTTTCTTTCCTTCATATTCTATGATGGACAAGTGTATCGACTACTGGAAAAATAGG AACCATGAACATTCAGTGGATGATAGCACAATTTGGCAGAGAATGTGCAAGCATAagcagccagttatagagcctagGCAGTCTTCAAACTTCCCAAATGCAATTGAG GATTATGCAGCCAAATTACGCGATCCTTCTACTTCTGGGGCAATTTTTTTTGCAGTTTGTCGCGGCAAA GTTAGTGAGGGTCTTGATTTTGCTGACCGTGCTGGGAGAGCTGTAATAGTTACTGGAATGCCCTTCTCCACCCCGACTGATCCTAAG GTCCGGCTCAAGCGTGAGTATTTGGATAAGCAGGCTAAACCATCTAATAAAAACCCAAAG GCTTTGACAGGAGAGGAGTGGTATGTGCAACAAGCAGCAAGGGCTGTCAATCAGGCTGTTGGACGTGTCATCAGACATCGCCATGACTATGGAGCAATTATTTACTGTGACGAAAG GTTTGTGTGGCCAAATTACCAATCCCAGATGTCCTATTGGCTCAAACCTTATATAAAG TGCTACTCAAAGTATGGGGAAGTAGTTCAAACACTGACAAGATTTTTCCGGGATAAAGTTTGTGTAGACCCAAAAGAGATGGACTGTAATG ATAGTGTTACACCGCCTGCAGACAAATGTCTGCCGCAGAAGATTGTATCTGACTCG CCTGCCACAGCAGTAAATGGGCACCGGGGAACTACAGTATCATTGAATGCAACCACCAGAAAAAACAACTATATGAAGTTTACCCAGATCACTCCTGCCAATCGCACCACCCTTCCTATGAAACATGGCTGTTCCACATCTTCACAGCACGTATCCTCAAGGGGCCAAATTTCTCAGGATTCTCAGGTTGTTGATTTGATCGATAATGCGGCCATGCATGGACAATTGAAGGAACATGCCTTAAAGTCTATGAGACTTAAGAAGGCTAAAATAGCAGATGTCTCTtcacaattgaaacataatgttGAGTCGAGAGCTTTGACTGGAAACCAAGGTCAACAATCTACACCTCCATCGAAAAGAAGTACCATTGAACAAGCATGTGAAAAGAATGAGGCTATTCAAGAAAGATGTGGTGGCCCGGAATCTACTACTGGACCGGCCTTCTTGAAGTTG GCTCGAGAAAAGCTCAGTACTGCAGAGTATGGAGAGTTTGTTGAATTTATGAAGGCCTTAAAATTGAAAACCATGCACATCAAAGACTCACTTGAAGCAATAGCGAAACTGTTTTCTTCTCCAGGGCGACTCACACTTCTTGAAGG
- the LOC123443804 gene encoding regulator of telomere elongation helicase 1 homolog isoform X1 — translation MPVYRIRGVDVDFPYDAYDCQITYMDRVLQSLQQGNNALLESPTGTGKTLCLLCSALAWRRTYGEFLRGGGAAGGSQPSGSQQSGASATQSSPYPVIIYASRTHSQLRQVIKELKATSYRPKMAVLGSREQMCIHEEVSKLRGKAQNNGCHYLCKKRRCRHNNIVTEYMKNNTELGTEPFDIEDLVNIGRTKGPCPYYISRELSKSVDILFAPYNYLIDPGNRRSLTGISWDNAVLIFDEAHNLESICADAASFDLLTSNLTSCITEAQECIQLCSFKRSTENSAEKQFDPENYAILKALLLALEKKIGELVIDSKELGYTKPGSYIYEFLSELNITSETSKKLIETIDSASLLLEEGNSGETKAGVKAKSTVSRLETIRDMLDIIFKGGGQNHAKYYSFHVNESRQTSGDSLQVYGKASRTLSWWCFNPGLAMEEFLKLGVRSIILTSGTLSPLDSLAMELNLEFPVRLENPHVISQDQIWVGVVPVGPSGHPLNSSYRTRETVKYKQELGTVIVNFARIVPDGLLVFFPSYSMMDKCIDYWKNRNHEHSVDDSTIWQRMCKHKQPVIEPRQSSNFPNAIEDYAAKLRDPSTSGAIFFAVCRGKVSEGLDFADRAGRAVIVTGMPFSTPTDPKVRLKREYLDKQAKPSNKNPKALTGEEWYVQQAARAVNQAVGRVIRHRHDYGAIIYCDERFVWPNYQSQMSYWLKPYIKCYSKYGEVVQTLTRFFRDKVCVDPKEMDCNDSVTPPADKCLPQKIVSDSPATAVNGHRGTTVSLNATTRKNNYMKFTQITPANRTTLPMKHGCSTSSQHVSSRGQISQDSQVVDLIDNAAMHGQLKEHALKSMRLKKAKIADVSSQLKHNVESRALTGNQGQQSTPPSKRSTIEQACEKNEAIQERCGGPESTTGPAFLKLAREKLSTAEYGEFVEFMKALKLKTMHIKDSLEAIAKLFSSPGRLTLLEGFRVFVSKNHLPLYEQLVKKYTMANT, via the exons ATGCCGGTCTACCGTATCCGCGGCGTGGACGTCGACTTCCCCTACGATGCCTACGATTGTCAGATCACCTACATGGACCGTGTCCTCCAGTCACTGCAGCAG GGTAATAACGCGCTGCTCGAGAGCCCTACGGGGACGGGGAAGACGCTCTGCCTGCTCTGCTCCGCGCTCGCTTGGCGGCGCACCTACGGGGAGTTTCTGCGGGGCGGTGGGGCCGCGGGAGGCAGCCAGCCATCGGGGAGCCAGCAGTCTGGGGCATCCGCGACTCAGTCATCGCCGTACCCCGTGATTATCTATGCCTCCCGGACGCATAGCCAGCTCCGGCAGGTGATCAAGGAGCTCAAGGCCACCAGCTACAG GCCGAAAATGGCAGTGCTGGGCTCCCGTGAGCAGATGTGCATCCATGAAGAAGTGAGCAAACTCCGGGGAAAAGCACAGAACAATGGTTGCCACTACCTCTGCAAGAAGCGCAGGTGCCGTCATAACAACATTGTCACTG AATACATGAAAAACAACACCGAGCTTGGGACTGAGCCTTTTGACATTGAAGACTTGGTTAATATTGGAAGAACCAAGGGCCC TTGCCCATATTACATTTCCCGGGAGCTTTCCAAGTCGGTTGATATTTTATTTGCTCCTTATAACTATCTCATTGATCCGGGAAATCGGCGTTCCTTAACTGGCATATCATGGGACAATGCGGTACTTATATTTGATGAAGCACACAATCTG GAGAGTATATGCGCAGATGCCGCCTCTTTTGACTTGCTTACCAGCAACCTCACTTCTTGTATCACGGAAGCTCAAGAATGCATCCAATTGTGTTCATTCAAGAGGTCCACTgaaaattctgctgaaaaacaaTTTGACCCAGAAAACTATGCTATCCTCAAAG CTCTTTTATTGGCACTTGAAAAAAAAATCGGTGAGCTTGTAATTGATTCCAAGGAGCTGGGTTACACAAAGCCTGGGAGTTACATATACGAGTTCCTCTCTGAACTCAATATTACGTCTGAAACATCCAAAAAGCTTATTGAGACTATTGATAGTGCTTCTCTACTGCTCGAGGAAG GAAATTCTGGTGAAACTAAAGCTGGTGTTAAGGCAAAGTCCACTGTGTCTAGATTGGAAACAATTAGAGATATGCTTGACATAATATTTAAGGGTGGTGGTCAAAACCATGCGAAGTATTATAGT TTTCATGTGAATGAATCTCGACAGACATCTGGTGACTCATTGCAAGTTTACG GTAAGGCTTCAAGGACTCTTAGTTGGTGGTGTTTTAACCCAGGGCTTGCTATGGAGGAATTTCTGAAGTTGGGTGTACGCTCCATTATTTTAACTTCTGGAACTTTATCTCCTTTAGACTCGCTTGCCATGGAATTAAACCT TGAGTTCCCTGTCAGGCTAGAGAATCCTCATGTCATTTCTCAAGATCAAATCTGGGTTGGAGTTGTGCCTGTGGGGCCATCAGGACACCCACTTAATTCTTCTTATCGGACGCGTGAGACTGTAAAATACAAACAAGAATTGGGCACTGTTATAG TTAATTTTGCCCGTATTGTGCCAGATGGTCTCCTTGTTTTCTTTCCTTCATATTCTATGATGGACAAGTGTATCGACTACTGGAAAAATAGG AACCATGAACATTCAGTGGATGATAGCACAATTTGGCAGAGAATGTGCAAGCATAagcagccagttatagagcctagGCAGTCTTCAAACTTCCCAAATGCAATTGAG GATTATGCAGCCAAATTACGCGATCCTTCTACTTCTGGGGCAATTTTTTTTGCAGTTTGTCGCGGCAAA GTTAGTGAGGGTCTTGATTTTGCTGACCGTGCTGGGAGAGCTGTAATAGTTACTGGAATGCCCTTCTCCACCCCGACTGATCCTAAG GTCCGGCTCAAGCGTGAGTATTTGGATAAGCAGGCTAAACCATCTAATAAAAACCCAAAG GCTTTGACAGGAGAGGAGTGGTATGTGCAACAAGCAGCAAGGGCTGTCAATCAGGCTGTTGGACGTGTCATCAGACATCGCCATGACTATGGAGCAATTATTTACTGTGACGAAAG GTTTGTGTGGCCAAATTACCAATCCCAGATGTCCTATTGGCTCAAACCTTATATAAAG TGCTACTCAAAGTATGGGGAAGTAGTTCAAACACTGACAAGATTTTTCCGGGATAAAGTTTGTGTAGACCCAAAAGAGATGGACTGTAATG ATAGTGTTACACCGCCTGCAGACAAATGTCTGCCGCAGAAGATTGTATCTGACTCG CCTGCCACAGCAGTAAATGGGCACCGGGGAACTACAGTATCATTGAATGCAACCACCAGAAAAAACAACTATATGAAGTTTACCCAGATCACTCCTGCCAATCGCACCACCCTTCCTATGAAACATGGCTGTTCCACATCTTCACAGCACGTATCCTCAAGGGGCCAAATTTCTCAGGATTCTCAGGTTGTTGATTTGATCGATAATGCGGCCATGCATGGACAATTGAAGGAACATGCCTTAAAGTCTATGAGACTTAAGAAGGCTAAAATAGCAGATGTCTCTtcacaattgaaacataatgttGAGTCGAGAGCTTTGACTGGAAACCAAGGTCAACAATCTACACCTCCATCGAAAAGAAGTACCATTGAACAAGCATGTGAAAAGAATGAGGCTATTCAAGAAAGATGTGGTGGCCCGGAATCTACTACTGGACCGGCCTTCTTGAAGTTG GCTCGAGAAAAGCTCAGTACTGCAGAGTATGGAGAGTTTGTTGAATTTATGAAGGCCTTAAAATTGAAAACCATGCACATCAAAGACTCACTTGAAGCAATAGCGAAACTGTTTTCTTCTCCAGGGCGACTCACACTTCTTGAAGG GTTCAGGGTCTTTGTTTCTAAGAATCATCTTCCATTATATGAGCAGCTTGTTAAAAAATATACCATGGCTAATACATAA